In Nitrospirota bacterium, a genomic segment contains:
- a CDS encoding GerMN domain-containing protein, which produces MSRKRIIWIIVLIIIFIFVTIAGYLYFSDMFSKDKIARETVQDIQDTEDLSTLRIYYPYENSLQQEERKIQRRISEIAIAEATIEEFLKGPAAQPSSLIPKDVSLIGVYKGADMILYVNLSDEFRRNFQGDALTEFLILKGLYESIISNVEDIHDLKILIEGKEVETLGGHLYLLYPLKDIVSIDITSQEVENIQQNPQKPE; this is translated from the coding sequence ATGAGTAGAAAAAGAATCATCTGGATTATAGTTCTTATAATTATTTTTATTTTTGTTACCATAGCAGGATATTTATATTTTTCTGATATGTTTTCTAAAGATAAGATTGCTCGGGAAACAGTTCAAGATATACAGGATACAGAAGACTTATCAACGCTTAGAATTTATTATCCATATGAAAACAGCCTTCAGCAGGAAGAGCGAAAGATTCAGAGAAGGATCAGTGAGATAGCTATCGCAGAAGCCACTATTGAAGAATTTTTAAAAGGGCCTGCTGCTCAACCATCTTCACTCATACCAAAAGATGTAAGTCTCATTGGTGTTTACAAAGGCGCTGACATGATACTATATGTTAACCTCTCAGATGAATTCAGAAGAAATTTTCAGGGAGATGCCTTAACAGAATTTCTCATTCTAAAAGGTTTATATGAAAGCATAATATCTAATGTAGAAGATATTCATGATTTGAAGATTCTTATAGAAGGAAAGGAAGTTGAAACGCTTGGAGGGCATCTTTATCTGTTGTATCCTTTAAAAGACATTGTGTCTATTGACATAACAAGTCAGGAAGTTGAAAACATTCAGCAGAATCCCCAAAAACCTGAATAG
- a CDS encoding DHA2 family efflux MFS transporter permease subunit codes for MNKWLVALTVMLPTLIEIIDTSVVNVSLDHIRGSLSAGIDESTWTITSYLVSNAIIIPMTGWLSRLFGRKQYLIFSISLFTLSSFLCGSAWSLQSLVLFRVLQGIGGGALQPISQSILLETFPRHQHGMAMAIFGIGIMFGPIIGPLLGGWITDNWSWHWIFYINVPIGIISIILTMLFIVDPAYMKRVKLKIDYWGLMLLALGLGCLQIVLDKGQQENWFESNFIVGLSIISAASLILFVFVELYAEYPVVNLKAFRKISFSIGNLIMFMGFFNLFASIVLLPIYLQSLMGYTSFLAGFVLGPGGLATLIALPIAGFLVNKVNPKFFLAFGIIVNAFATHLMSEFNLYANFWTVIWPRIVLGIGMGFFFIPLTTLTMSGIKKEDMGNATGIYNLIRNLGGSFGVAFVTTMLSRRAQYHQTHLVEHLTPFDNSYHIFSEQSAQQLQNMGFESTLSEHGGLALIYKELLRQASMMSFNDAFYIVSMIMISVLPLVFFMKKEKGETSRVMH; via the coding sequence ATGAATAAATGGCTTGTTGCTCTCACTGTAATGCTTCCGACTCTTATCGAGATTATTGATACATCTGTTGTCAATGTCTCGCTTGATCATATTCGAGGAAGCCTTTCTGCCGGTATTGATGAGTCTACATGGACAATAACTTCATATCTCGTCTCAAATGCCATCATTATCCCGATGACGGGTTGGCTCAGTAGACTTTTTGGAAGAAAACAGTATCTAATATTTTCAATATCACTATTTACTCTTAGCTCTTTTCTCTGTGGTTCTGCATGGAGTCTCCAGAGCCTTGTTTTATTCCGGGTATTACAGGGAATTGGAGGAGGGGCTCTTCAGCCAATTTCACAATCGATTCTTCTTGAAACTTTCCCGAGGCATCAACATGGAATGGCAATGGCAATATTTGGTATCGGCATAATGTTTGGACCAATTATCGGACCACTACTTGGAGGGTGGATAACCGATAATTGGTCCTGGCACTGGATATTTTATATCAACGTCCCAATCGGTATTATATCGATAATTCTTACGATGCTCTTCATTGTTGATCCAGCTTATATGAAAAGAGTGAAGCTGAAGATTGACTATTGGGGACTTATGTTACTTGCACTTGGACTCGGTTGTCTTCAGATAGTTCTCGATAAAGGTCAGCAGGAAAACTGGTTTGAATCAAATTTTATAGTAGGCTTAAGTATAATTTCTGCAGCTTCACTGATCCTTTTTGTTTTTGTAGAATTATACGCAGAATATCCAGTTGTAAATCTTAAGGCATTCAGAAAAATTTCTTTCAGCATAGGAAATCTTATCATGTTCATGGGCTTCTTTAATCTATTTGCAAGTATTGTGCTCCTCCCTATTTATTTACAGTCGCTTATGGGGTATACCTCATTTCTTGCTGGATTTGTTCTCGGTCCGGGAGGGCTCGCAACACTTATTGCATTACCTATCGCAGGTTTTCTTGTTAATAAGGTAAATCCAAAATTTTTTCTTGCCTTTGGAATCATTGTAAATGCCTTTGCAACTCATCTGATGTCTGAATTTAACCTTTACGCTAATTTCTGGACAGTCATATGGCCTCGGATTGTTTTAGGAATCGGCATGGGATTTTTCTTTATCCCTCTTACAACATTAACAATGTCAGGGATTAAAAAAGAGGATATGGGGAATGCTACAGGAATATATAATCTCATCAGGAATCTCGGAGGTAGCTTTGGCGTTGCTTTTGTTACAACTATGCTCTCAAGGCGTGCACAGTATCACCAAACACATCTTGTTGAACACTTAACACCGTTTGACAACTCTTATCATATCTTTTCTGAACAAAGTGCACAGCAACTTCAAAATATGGGATTTGAAAGTACCCTTTCTGAGCATGGTGGACTTGCTTTAATTTATAAAGAACTACTGAGACAGGCATCAATGATGTCATTCAATGATGCATTTTATATTGTCAGTATGATAATGATAAGCGTTCTTCCACTTGTCTTCTTTATGAAAAAAGAAAAAGGTGAAACTTCCAGAGTAATGCATTAG
- a CDS encoding TolC family protein yields the protein MKIYDNNSKYIVKIARNLKILLIIVAHLTMTLLRNSEAELLTLKDCIQLAAKNSRILKIIQHEEAIAENDTFFARSKMLPDVNANLSYTSLAHQPAAIFGIQTVPLSEKNYFSYSLSIQQILYDFRENAARYGASKAILNTKKLDTERVRNIVLLDVIILYFDLLEAEKLLSVAQKEVDRFETHLIDARNLYEAGVITKNDLLQAEVKISDAKQKLLSAKNYRELIVSRLNNAILRPLTAEIEVTDNYGVTSDTLEIDTEFAWGKAEKNRLELAIIDETLKSLDFEQKAKRSEYFPHFFARGGYDYTENRYQVHEGNWSLLLGMGINLFQGGSTRAELLKIENQKLKLKEQRNKLIDEIRLEVKKYLLDIRNAKERVTVTKDSVLQAEENLRINKLKYEEGIGTATDVVDAVTLLTIAETNYYRALYDMRRAEASLLYSMGINLLEVYQ from the coding sequence ATGAAAATTTATGACAACAACTCAAAATATATCGTTAAGATTGCAAGAAATTTAAAAATTCTTCTCATAATAGTAGCTCATTTAACCATGACTTTACTTCGCAACTCAGAGGCTGAGTTATTAACATTGAAGGACTGTATACAACTTGCAGCAAAGAATAGCAGAATTTTAAAGATCATCCAGCATGAAGAGGCAATTGCAGAAAATGATACTTTTTTTGCACGGTCAAAGATGCTGCCTGATGTGAATGCAAATTTATCATATACGTCACTCGCTCACCAGCCTGCTGCTATATTTGGGATTCAAACTGTTCCGTTATCCGAAAAAAATTATTTTTCATACAGTCTAAGCATCCAGCAGATACTTTATGACTTCAGAGAAAATGCTGCCCGGTATGGAGCGAGCAAAGCAATCCTGAATACAAAGAAACTCGATACTGAACGGGTCAGAAATATTGTACTTCTTGATGTTATCATTCTTTACTTTGATCTTCTTGAAGCAGAGAAGTTACTTTCGGTAGCACAAAAAGAGGTTGATAGATTTGAGACTCACCTCATTGACGCAAGGAATCTTTACGAAGCAGGCGTTATAACCAAGAATGATCTTTTACAGGCAGAAGTGAAAATATCTGATGCAAAACAGAAATTGCTCTCTGCAAAAAATTACAGAGAATTAATAGTTTCACGTTTGAACAATGCGATTTTAAGACCCCTGACCGCTGAAATAGAGGTAACCGATAACTATGGGGTTACGTCAGATACACTCGAAATTGATACAGAGTTCGCATGGGGAAAGGCAGAAAAAAATCGACTTGAGTTAGCAATTATTGATGAAACTCTTAAATCACTTGATTTTGAGCAAAAAGCGAAAAGGTCTGAATACTTCCCTCATTTTTTTGCAAGAGGAGGATATGATTATACAGAAAATCGTTATCAAGTTCATGAGGGAAATTGGTCTTTACTTTTAGGAATGGGCATTAATTTATTTCAAGGAGGCAGCACCAGAGCAGAACTCTTGAAGATAGAAAATCAGAAGCTAAAACTAAAAGAACAGAGAAATAAGCTAATTGATGAGATAAGGCTTGAGGTAAAAAAGTATCTCCTTGATATAAGAAACGCAAAAGAACGTGTAACAGTCACAAAAGATTCAGTCCTACAGGCAGAGGAGAATCTTAGAATAAATAAATTGAAATATGAAGAGGGTATAGGAACTGCAACAGATGTAGTTGATGCAGTAACTCTTCTCACCATAGCAGAAACAAACTACTACAGGGCACTGTATGATATGAGAAGAGCTGAAGCATCTCTCTTATATTCGATGGGAATCAATTTGCTGGAGGTATATCAATAA
- a CDS encoding diguanylate cyclase, whose protein sequence is MEDNRKQNLPRKRHSILIVDDDVVLLNMYKELLMLEGYICETVSNGKSAINLLNTKRFDVIIIDIVLPDMTGFKLTEKVKILNPDSVVIIMTGFSDTFSYDDAIKAGATDFLKKPFTLKELLVRIEHAIEHEFLRTMSLRDELTGLYNRRGFFTLIEHYFKLSMRDHRGFFILYSDLDDLKKINDALGHTAGDSALMDTAFILKENFRDSDIIARIGGDEFVVAPIWTSGDSIEVILSRFYYALENFNLQKARKYKLLLSTGTAFFDPVSPCSIDELLNQADKSMYKSKRWK, encoded by the coding sequence ATGGAAGATAATCGCAAACAGAATCTGCCGCGGAAAAGACATTCAATATTAATCGTTGATGATGATGTTGTCTTGCTTAATATGTACAAAGAACTTCTCATGCTTGAAGGCTATATCTGCGAGACAGTTTCTAATGGTAAATCTGCTATTAATTTACTTAATACAAAAAGATTCGATGTAATTATTATTGATATTGTCTTGCCTGATATGACTGGTTTTAAACTTACAGAAAAAGTGAAAATTTTGAACCCTGATAGTGTTGTGATTATTATGACCGGATTCTCTGATACTTTTTCTTATGATGATGCAATAAAAGCAGGTGCCACAGATTTTCTTAAAAAACCTTTTACTTTGAAAGAGCTTCTGGTAAGAATAGAACATGCCATAGAACATGAATTTTTACGAACTATGTCGTTAAGAGATGAATTAACAGGCCTATACAACAGAAGAGGTTTTTTTACTTTAATAGAGCATTACTTCAAATTGTCCATGAGAGATCACAGGGGCTTTTTTATATTATATTCTGATTTAGATGATTTAAAGAAAATTAATGATGCACTGGGACATACAGCAGGCGATTCAGCTTTAATGGATACAGCCTTTATACTAAAAGAAAATTTCAGGGATTCAGATATTATTGCACGAATAGGCGGTGACGAGTTTGTCGTAGCACCAATATGGACTAGCGGGGATAGTATTGAGGTAATCTTAAGCCGCTTTTATTATGCTCTGGAGAATTTTAATTTACAAAAGGCTCGCAAATATAAGCTTTTACTCAGCACTGGAACAGCTTTCTTTGATCCAGTTTCGCCATGCTCTATTGATGAATTATTGAATCAGGCAGATAAATCTATGTATAAGAGTAAAAGGTGGAAGTGA
- a CDS encoding N-acetylmuramoyl-L-alanine amidase has translation MNLRIRFLLLFSIFVLIVSFAFAQKKQEVLLKFSKQDNLMRIVFKAEEQFVNKAKITTTESQIKIEFNEPFLLTSEKVFPFEILTEEKSVIVNLQEKSEIKIFRLPSPPRLIFDIKTKEVEQEKQSEKIPKNQKEKEQENAQEKVPDKQISGRLSKVFILDPGHGGYEFGITSGNINEKNITLNLAKILNDILVKKGRKVFLSRKVDQFLSLSDRITFINKNNPDIFISLHVSISNNFIIYSPYFNEQSPTEIADFYSITSRQKKHIRKSKILAESIAKALKEEFNMSVIRREMPLPVLHSTAAPAVMIEFPLTKFMSYDQKINEKLADTIIKGIELYEKQ, from the coding sequence ATGAACTTAAGGATAAGATTTTTATTGTTATTTTCCATATTTGTCCTTATTGTTTCTTTTGCTTTTGCACAGAAAAAGCAGGAAGTTTTACTGAAATTCAGTAAGCAAGATAACCTTATGCGAATTGTTTTTAAAGCAGAAGAACAATTTGTTAATAAGGCAAAAATAACCACTACAGAATCACAAATAAAAATAGAGTTTAATGAACCCTTCCTATTAACTTCTGAAAAAGTTTTTCCTTTCGAGATATTGACAGAAGAGAAATCTGTTATTGTTAATCTCCAAGAAAAAAGTGAAATAAAGATCTTCAGGCTTCCTTCACCCCCACGCCTTATATTTGACATAAAAACTAAGGAGGTAGAACAGGAAAAACAAAGCGAGAAAATTCCTAAAAATCAAAAAGAAAAAGAGCAGGAAAATGCACAAGAAAAAGTGCCTGATAAACAGATTTCAGGAAGGTTATCGAAAGTTTTTATTTTAGATCCAGGACATGGTGGTTATGAATTCGGGATCACCTCTGGAAATATTAATGAAAAAAATATTACGCTAAATCTTGCAAAGATTTTGAACGATATCCTTGTTAAAAAAGGCAGAAAGGTTTTTCTAAGTCGTAAGGTTGATCAATTTCTTTCATTAAGTGACAGAATTACTTTTATTAATAAAAATAATCCGGATATCTTCATAAGCCTTCATGTTTCGATTTCGAATAATTTTATCATTTACAGTCCTTACTTTAATGAACAGAGTCCGACTGAAATAGCAGATTTTTACAGTATCACTTCAAGACAGAAGAAACATATCAGGAAAAGCAAGATTCTTGCTGAGAGTATTGCTAAAGCTTTAAAGGAAGAATTTAACATGAGTGTTATTCGAAGAGAAATGCCTCTTCCAGTTCTTCATTCAACGGCTGCACCAGCTGTTATGATAGAGTTTCCCTTAACAAAATTCATGAGTTACGACCAAAAAATAAATGAAAAGCTCGCAGATACTATAATTAAAGGGATTGAATTATATGAAAAGCAATAA
- a CDS encoding PAC2 family protein, with amino-acid sequence MGIIYYKKPNLFNADIIVGWPGIGNIGLIAVDTLRGMLKAELFAEIESWEFFYPRKVKIKAGLLEDLIFPVNKFYYHSSGENSLIFFIGEEQPKKQGTSSYSEGEEAYRMANLVLDVAEEFGCKRVYTSGAAVALIHHSMRSRVWAVPNTERLKDEIKKYSKTLLMSEIEGRGGQGFISGLNGLLLGVAKQRGFEGICLMGEIPIYLQGLTISYPKASKSVLEVFGEILNIEIDFPEFDERVRRAEKKIEDFYSQLPPEVKEQLERLKEISYHKQTEIQPLTEENRKRLWEEISEFLKKGEMGDERSF; translated from the coding sequence ATGGGAATAATTTATTATAAAAAACCAAACCTATTTAATGCTGACATTATCGTTGGTTGGCCTGGAATTGGCAACATCGGTCTCATAGCTGTTGATACGTTAAGAGGAATGCTAAAGGCAGAATTATTTGCTGAGATAGAAAGCTGGGAATTTTTCTATCCAAGAAAAGTTAAAATAAAAGCCGGGCTTTTAGAAGATTTGATATTCCCAGTTAACAAATTTTATTACCATAGTTCCGGAGAAAATAGTTTAATATTTTTTATCGGTGAAGAACAGCCAAAGAAACAGGGTACATCTTCATATTCTGAAGGTGAAGAGGCTTATAGAATGGCCAATCTTGTCCTTGATGTAGCTGAAGAGTTTGGCTGTAAAAGAGTTTATACTTCTGGGGCAGCAGTAGCTTTGATACACCATAGCATGAGGTCAAGGGTCTGGGCTGTGCCCAATACAGAAAGATTGAAAGACGAGATAAAAAAATATTCCAAAACCCTGTTAATGTCAGAAATCGAGGGTAGAGGTGGACAGGGTTTTATTTCTGGACTGAACGGACTTTTATTAGGAGTTGCAAAACAAAGGGGTTTTGAAGGTATTTGCCTGATGGGAGAAATACCTATTTACCTTCAGGGATTAACAATATCTTATCCAAAAGCTTCAAAATCTGTTCTTGAAGTTTTTGGTGAAATACTCAATATAGAAATTGATTTCCCTGAATTTGATGAGCGTGTTAGAAGGGCTGAAAAAAAGATTGAAGACTTTTACAGCCAGCTTCCTCCAGAGGTAAAAGAACAACTGGAAAGATTGAAAGAGATCAGTTACCACAAACAGACTGAAATACAACCTTTGACAGAAGAGAACAGAAAAAGATTATGGGAGGAGATCTCAGAATTTTTAAAAAAGGGAGAGATGGGGGATGAAAGGTCCTTTTAA
- a CDS encoding exodeoxyribonuclease VII large subunit, translating to MLKNNSMSYTKHMVYLTLSELASLIKTLIQSSLYDDYWVIAEIAQINFHFNSGHCYLDLVEKKEDIILAKMKATIWSYNFNQITVKFKALTGQNLQAGMKILMLVQVTYHGVHGLSLNIKEIDPRYTLGEMMLKRREIIERLTKEGILKKNKLLELPPVIQRIAVISAEGAAGYGDFQSRLNNNPYGYRFNYKLFQAYMQGEKAEQSVITALEKCIKQRKHFDAIVIIRGGGSVIDLHCFDSYSLAKTIALSPLPVFTGIGHEKDETVADHVANKRLITPTAVAEFLITKSKDFEEKIDELQHRLKIKVNDFMEREKHYLRTSADIFFVSTLNYMKNIKVSLQNNIYDLQATALSALRAPSISIKEYEGNLRNVTEMLIMNSYQKIKDFMKVLNIYPSHIFSIQKQKLENYENRIRLLNPQNILKRGYSITYLKGRALRDTATVIKNDIINTRLSSGFIISIVEDIERETKDERKKEDDLFSSY from the coding sequence ATGTTAAAAAATAATTCTATGTCATATACTAAACATATGGTATACCTAACATTGAGTGAACTTGCTTCTCTTATTAAAACTCTTATTCAATCATCGCTTTATGATGACTACTGGGTTATTGCCGAAATAGCACAAATCAATTTTCACTTTAATTCAGGTCACTGTTATCTGGATTTAGTCGAAAAAAAAGAAGACATTATATTAGCGAAAATGAAAGCTACGATCTGGTCTTACAATTTTAATCAGATCACAGTAAAATTTAAAGCTCTTACAGGTCAGAATCTTCAGGCAGGCATGAAGATTCTTATGCTGGTGCAAGTAACTTATCACGGAGTGCATGGTTTGTCGCTGAATATCAAAGAAATCGATCCTCGCTATACACTGGGTGAAATGATGCTCAAGCGGAGAGAAATCATCGAACGACTCACAAAAGAAGGCATTCTTAAAAAGAATAAACTTCTTGAATTACCTCCAGTTATTCAGAGAATTGCTGTGATATCCGCGGAAGGAGCAGCAGGTTACGGAGATTTTCAGAGTAGATTAAATAATAATCCTTACGGATACAGGTTTAATTACAAATTATTTCAAGCCTATATGCAAGGAGAAAAAGCAGAGCAATCTGTAATAACCGCTCTTGAAAAATGCATAAAGCAAAGAAAACATTTCGATGCTATAGTGATTATCAGAGGAGGTGGATCTGTTATAGACCTGCACTGTTTTGATAGTTATTCTTTAGCAAAGACAATAGCACTTTCTCCACTTCCCGTATTTACCGGTATAGGCCATGAAAAGGATGAGACTGTTGCTGACCATGTAGCCAACAAAAGACTCATCACGCCAACTGCTGTTGCAGAGTTTCTGATTACGAAATCAAAGGATTTCGAAGAAAAAATAGATGAACTGCAACACAGGCTTAAAATTAAAGTAAATGACTTTATGGAAAGGGAAAAGCATTATTTAAGGACATCTGCTGACATTTTTTTTGTCTCTACCTTGAATTATATGAAAAATATTAAGGTTTCATTGCAAAACAATATCTATGATCTTCAGGCAACAGCACTTTCAGCACTCAGAGCACCTTCTATAAGTATAAAGGAGTATGAAGGAAATCTTAGAAATGTTACAGAAATGTTGATTATGAATAGTTATCAGAAAATAAAGGATTTCATGAAAGTGCTAAATATCTATCCATCTCATATATTTTCCATTCAGAAACAGAAGCTTGAAAACTATGAAAACAGGATACGTCTTCTTAACCCTCAAAATATTCTCAAGCGCGGATATAGTATAACTTATCTTAAAGGGAGAGCCTTAAGAGATACAGCCACTGTTATAAAGAATGATATAATAAATACCAGATTGAGTAGTGGTTTTATCATAAGCATCGTAGAAGATATAGAGAGGGAAACTAAAGATGAGCGAAAAAAAGAGGATGACTTATTCTCAAGCTATTGA
- the xseB gene encoding exodeoxyribonuclease VII small subunit gives MSEKKRMTYSQAIEELEKIINDMESENINVDVLTEKVKRASHLIKFCKGSLRTTEEEVKKALSEIDEKQEEDGSGLFKD, from the coding sequence ATGAGCGAAAAAAAGAGGATGACTTATTCTCAAGCTATTGAGGAGCTTGAGAAGATTATAAACGATATGGAATCTGAGAATATCAATGTTGATGTTCTCACCGAGAAAGTGAAGAGGGCATCACATCTCATCAAGTTCTGCAAAGGGAGCCTGAGGACTACAGAGGAGGAAGTGAAAAAAGCCCTCTCAGAAATCGATGAAAAACAGGAAGAGGACGGTTCAGGATTATTCAAGGATTAG
- a CDS encoding HlyD family secretion protein, with product MEEKNQNINNQKRKRVALIIFAVIGIISIIAAFIYIQYKKTHISTDDAFVDGSIHTIASKVPGTVKNIYVTSNQFVRMGELLLELDQSDYEVKLNEALSGVNAEKAKLAEIDARIEVAKSYLSEITANIEVAKANLEAKEAQLKQAEFDKQRGENLYRKEGISKERYEKISTLYAVALAEVKSAREQLKQAENTLKTQRSVVRQTEILKTAQISLIKEKEAKLKAAELNYSYSKIYSPADGYVTKKSVELGNQIKAGQPLMAIVPLDELYVTANYKETQLGKVKPGQKVKIKIDTYPGKVFWGKVDSIMAGTGAVFSLFPPENATGNYVKIVQRIPVKIVFDKDTDKEHILRIGMSVIPTIFIED from the coding sequence ATGGAAGAAAAAAATCAGAATATAAACAACCAAAAAAGAAAAAGGGTCGCCTTAATAATATTTGCGGTTATAGGCATAATCTCAATAATTGCCGCTTTTATATATATTCAATATAAAAAGACTCATATCTCAACAGACGATGCGTTTGTCGATGGTAGCATCCATACCATTGCTTCAAAGGTCCCGGGAACTGTAAAAAATATATATGTAACGTCTAATCAATTCGTAAGAATGGGAGAACTTCTTCTCGAACTTGATCAATCTGATTATGAAGTCAAATTGAACGAAGCATTATCAGGTGTAAATGCAGAAAAAGCAAAACTTGCAGAAATTGATGCCAGAATTGAAGTGGCAAAGTCCTATCTTTCAGAAATAACAGCAAACATTGAAGTTGCGAAAGCAAATCTCGAAGCAAAAGAAGCACAACTGAAACAGGCAGAATTTGATAAGCAAAGAGGAGAAAATCTTTACCGTAAAGAAGGAATTTCAAAAGAACGCTATGAAAAAATATCAACTTTGTATGCTGTTGCATTGGCAGAGGTTAAGTCTGCTCGAGAACAGCTTAAACAGGCAGAAAATACTTTAAAGACTCAAAGATCGGTTGTGCGACAAACTGAAATTTTAAAGACTGCTCAAATATCTTTAATTAAGGAAAAAGAAGCTAAGCTGAAAGCAGCAGAACTTAATTATTCTTACTCTAAAATCTATTCTCCAGCAGATGGATATGTAACAAAAAAATCGGTTGAGCTGGGAAATCAGATAAAGGCAGGTCAGCCGTTAATGGCAATCGTTCCACTTGATGAATTATACGTAACTGCAAATTATAAAGAAACTCAACTTGGGAAAGTAAAACCAGGCCAAAAGGTAAAGATAAAAATAGATACATATCCAGGAAAAGTATTCTGGGGTAAGGTAGATAGCATCATGGCAGGAACAGGTGCAGTTTTCTCGTTATTCCCACCAGAAAATGCTACTGGCAATTACGTGAAGATAGTGCAGAGAATACCTGTGAAGATAGTTTTTGATAAAGATACAGACAAAGAACATATTTTGAGAATAGGCATGTCAGTTATTCCTACAATTTTTATTGAAGATTGA
- a CDS encoding PAC2 family protein, with protein MKGPFKFDSFPEFKETYLIVGWRNDTAMTAQKVINFLQERLDSRQFCRIEPANFFSFAGVAVEDDVARFPESTFFYTARKDLLIFLSDQPDYEHYRFLSALLDIAEDYCKIQQIYTISGMISLSAHTAPRRIFMVFNKPEIKESLQDYGLEEMTWEGPPAINSYLLWIAQKRGIPGISIWVEIPFYLAANEDPSSIKLALSFLNKRFDLDLSLEKFDIEIREQNEKIEWLRKGDSEIHQYISFLESGMQLDEESQLKLVKEIYEVLKK; from the coding sequence ATGAAAGGTCCTTTTAAATTCGACAGCTTTCCTGAATTTAAAGAAACATACCTTATTGTTGGATGGCGTAATGATACAGCCATGACCGCACAGAAGGTGATTAATTTTTTACAAGAAAGACTTGACAGCCGACAGTTTTGCAGGATAGAACCTGCTAATTTTTTTTCTTTTGCTGGAGTAGCTGTAGAAGATGATGTTGCTCGATTCCCTGAAAGTACTTTTTTCTATACAGCAAGAAAAGATTTACTGATCTTTTTATCAGATCAACCAGACTATGAACACTATAGATTTTTAAGCGCTTTATTAGATATAGCTGAAGATTATTGCAAAATACAACAAATATATACAATTAGCGGAATGATTTCTTTGTCTGCTCATACTGCTCCCCGAAGAATTTTTATGGTTTTCAACAAACCTGAGATTAAAGAAAGTCTTCAAGATTATGGGCTTGAGGAAATGACATGGGAAGGACCACCTGCCATTAACAGTTATCTGTTATGGATAGCACAAAAGAGAGGAATTCCAGGGATAAGTATCTGGGTAGAAATACCATTTTATCTTGCAGCCAATGAGGATCCTTCATCAATAAAATTGGCTCTCTCTTTCCTGAATAAAAGATTCGATTTAGATTTATCTCTGGAAAAATTTGATATAGAGATCAGGGAACAGAATGAAAAAATTGAATGGCTGAGGAAGGGAGATTCTGAAATCCATCAGTATATCAGTTTTTTGGAGAGTGGAATGCAACTCGATGAGGAATCCCAGCTTAAGCTTGTAAAAGAAATCTATGAAGTGCTGAAAAAATAA